CAGACGTAGGCGAGGACTTCTCCGCCTACGCCCTTCTTGCCGGCCTGCTGTCCAGTGAGGAGACCGTGCGACGTGGAGATGATCGCCACGCCCAGGCCGCCGAGCACCTTCGGCAGGTTGGTGGACTTCGCGTAAACCCGGAGACCGGGCTTGGAGATCCGCTTGATGCCCGCGATGGAGCGCTCACGGTTCGGGCCGAACTTCAGCTCGAGGACGAGCTTCTTGCCGACTTCGGCGTCCTCGACCTTCCAGCCCGTGATGAAGCCCTCCTGCTGGAGGATCTCCGCGATGTGAGACTTGATCTTGCTGTGCGGCATCGCGACGTCGTCGTGGTATGCCGAGTTCGCGTTACGCAGACGAGTCAGCATGTCCGCGATCGGATCAGTCATGGTCATGAATTGGCCTTCGGCCTCTCTCGCCGGGGTTTCCTGGATGCGCCATCCCTCTCCCCACTCACTCAGTGGCGGGACGGGTGCGGTGCGGGGGACCTACGGCGTAGTAAGTCGTACGGGCGGCAATCAGGCGCCCAACCCTCCAAGCCTAAGCCATGAAAGGGTGGGCGCCTGACACGCCCATTGCTTACCGAGAGCTTCGGGTATCCCTAGAAAGCGGGGATTACCAGGAGCTCTTGGTCACGCCCGGCAGCTCGCCACGGTGAGCCATCTCACGAAGGCACACGCGGCAGAGGCCGAACTTGCGGTACACGGAGTGCGGACGGCCGCAGCGCTGGCAGCGCGTGTAGCCACGTACACCGAACTTGGGCTTACGAGCAGCCTTGGCAATCAGAGCCTTCTTCGCCATCTCGCTTACGCCTCCTTGAAGGGGAAGCCGAGGTGACGGAGGAGCGCGCGGCCCTCAGCGTCGTTGGTCGCCGTGGTCACCACGGTGATGTCCATACCCCGGGTGCGGTCGATCTTGTCCTGGTCGATCTCGTGGAACATGACCTGCTCGGTGAGACCGAAGGTGTAGTTGCCACGGCCGTCGAACTGCTTGGGAGACAGACCACGGAAGTCGCGGATGCGCGGAAGCGCGAGCGACAGGGTGCGGTCCAGGAACTCCCACATGCGGTCGCCACGAAGCGTGACGTGGGCACCGATCGGCTGACCCTCGCGCAGCTTGAACTGCGCGATGGACTTGCGGGCCTTGGTGACGGCCGGCTTCTGACCGGTGATCGTGGTGAGGTCGCGGATGGCGCCCTCGATCAGCTTGGAGTCGCGGGCGGCGTCGCCCACACCCATGTTGACCACGATCTTGACGAGGCCGGGGATCTGCATGACGTTCTCGTAGGAGAACTCCTCACGCAGCTTGCCCGCGATGTCCTCGCGGTACTTCGTCTTGAGACGCGGAGTCGTGGTGGTAGTCATCAGATGTCCTCACCCGTCCGCTTGGCAACGCGGATCTTGTTGCCCTCGTCGTCGAAGCGGTAACCGACACGCGTGACAACCTTGTTGCCGTCCTTCTCAACGACCAGCTGGACGTTGGAGACGTGGACGGGCGCCTCGGTCGTGATGATGCCGCCGGCCTGCGAACCCTTTGCCGTCGGGCCGGCCTTCGTGTGCTTCTTGACCCGGTTGACACCCTCGACCAGGACGCGGTCCTCGCGGGGGAAGGCCGCGATGACCTTGCCCTGCTTGCCCTTGTCCTTACCGGTGATGACCTGAACCAGGTCGCCCTTCTTGATCTTCATGCTTACAGCACCTCCGGCGCGAGCGAGATGATCTTCATGAACTTCTTCTCGCGCAGCTCCCGGCCCACCGGGCCGAAGATACGGGTGCCACGAGGGTCGCCGTCGTTCTTGAGAACAACGGCGGCGTTCTCGTCGAAGCGGATGTACGAGCCGTCGGGACGGCGACGCTCCTTGACGGTGCGAACGATGACCGCCTTGATGACGTCACCCTTCTTCACGTTGCCACCGGGGATCGCGTCCTTGACGGTGGCGACGATGACGTCGCCGATGCCCGCGTAGCGGCGACCGGAGCCACCGAGGACACGGATGCAAAGGATTTCCTTCGCACCAGTGTTGTCGGCGACACGCAGTCGCGACTCCTGCTGGATCACGTCTATCTCCTGATTGTCTGCCGGTTCCCGGCGAGCTCCGCAGGTGTTGTTCTACGGAGCTCACCGAGCCTGGCGGAACTTCCCTGCGAGGATGCCCGCAGGAGGACTTACTTGGCCTTCTCGAGGATCTCGACGATGCGCCAGCGCTTCGTCGAGGACAGCGGACGGGTCTCCATGATGATGACCCGGTCGCCGACGCCGGCAGCGTTCTGCTCGTCGTGAGCCTTGAGCTTGTTCGTACGGCGGATGACCTTGCCGTACAGCGCGTGCTTCACGCGGTCCTCGACAGCGACGACGACGGTCTTGTCCATCTTGTCGCTGACGACCAGACCCTCACGGGTCTTGCGGAAACCGCGGCTCGTGTTGGTCTCTTCAGTCACGTTGCTCTCGCTCATCAGGCGCTCTCCACCGTTTCGATGCCCAGCTCGCGCTCACGCATCAGGGTGTAGATCCGCGCGATGTCCTTACGGACGGCCTTGAGCCGACCGTGGTTCTCGAGCTGACCGGTCGCCGCCTGGAAGCGGAGGTTGAACAGCTCTTCCTTGGCTTCGCGGAGCTTGTTGAGAAGCTCCTCGTCACCCAGTTCGCGCAGCTCGGACGCCTTGGTACCGGCCGACATCACGCTTCACCTGCCTCGCGCTTGACGATCCGGCACTTCATCGGCAGCTTGTGGGCTGCGCGAGTGAGGGCCTCACGAGCGATCTTCTCGTTGGGGTATGACAGTTCGAACATGACCCGGCCCGGGTGCACGTTCGCGATCCACCACTCGGGAGAACCCTTACCGGAACCCATGCGGGTCTCGGCAGGCTTCTTCGTGAGGGGGCGGTCCGGGTAGATGTTGATCCAGACCTTGCCGCCACGCTTGATGTGGCGGGTCATCGCGATACGGGCAGCCTCGATCTGACGGTTGGTCACGTAAGCCGGCGTGACGGCCTGAATGCCGTACTCGCCGAACGAGACCGTGGTACCGCCCTTGGACATGCCACGACGCTTCGGGTGGTGCTGCTTGCGGTGCTTGACCCTACGGGGGATCAGCATTTCGGTCAGGCCTCCGTTCCGGTGCTTTCAGCAGCCGGAGCGGCAGCCGCCGGAGCCTCGGCCTTGGGGGCCTCGGCAGCGGGAGCCTGCTGCGGCTTGCGGCCGCGGCCGCCACGCTCGCCACCACGGCCACCACCACGGGCCGGACGGTCGCTGCCGCCACCGGCAGCGCCGCGGGCCGGGCGGTTACCCGCACGGGCAGCAGCGTTCTCGGCGCGGACCTCGGCGATGTTCTTGACGTCGCCCTTGTAGATCCAGACCTTCACACCGATACGGCCGAAGGTCGTCTTGGCCTCGAAGAAGCCGTAGTCGACGTTCGCGCGGAGCGTGTGCAGGGGCACACGGCCCTCGCGGTAGAACTCCGAGCGGGACATCTCGGCGCCGCCGAGACGGCCACCGCACTGGATCTTGATGCCCTTGGCGCCGGCCTTCATCGACGACTGCATGCTCTTACGCATGGCACGCCGGAAGGAGACGCGGGAGGACAGCTGCTCAGCAACAGCCTGAGCGACCAGCTGGGCGTCGAGCTCGGGGTTCTTGACCTCGAGGATGTTGAGCTGGACCTGCTTCTTGGTCAGCTTCTCCAGGTCGCCGCGAATACGGTCGGCCTCGGCGCCGCGGCGGCCGATGACGATGCCCGGACGCGCGGTGTGGATGTCGACGCGGACGCGGTCACGGGTGCGCTCGATCTCGACCTTCGAGATGCCGGCGCGCTCCATGCCGGACGTCATCATCCGACGGATGGCGACGTCTTCACCGACGTAGTCCTTGTACAGCTTGTCGGCGTACCAACGCGACTTGAAGTCGGTGGTGATGCCGAGTCGGAACCCGTGCGGGTTTACCTTCTGGCCCATTACCGGGAACCTTCCTTGCTGCTGACGACCACGGTGATGTGGCTGGTCCGCTTGCGGATCCGGTAGGCGCGGCCCTGGGCACGCGGACGGAACCGCTTCAGGGTCGGACCCTCGTCGACGTACGCCTCAGTGATGACGAGGCTGTCGGCGTCGGTGTGGTCGTAGTTGTGTGCGGCGTTGGCGATGGCGCTGTCAAGCACCTTGCCGACCGGCACGCTCGCGGCCTGCGGGGCGAAACGCAGGACCGCCTGAGCCTCCGTGGCATCCATGCCACGGATAAGGTCCACCACGCGGCGGGCCTTCATGGGCGTGACGCGGATGTACCGCGCCTGGGCCCTGGCTTCCATGGTTGTCCTTCCAGTGTCTGTCATGGTCGATTCCACCCCGCGTTAGCGGCGCTTCGACTTCCGGTCGTCCTTGACGTGACCCCGGAAGGTGCGCGTCGGCGAGAACTCGCCGAGCTTGTGGCCGACCATCGACTCGGTGACAAACACCGGAATGTGGGTCTTGCCGTTGTGCACCGCGATCGTGTGGCCGAGCATGGCCGGGATGATCATCGAGCGACGGGACCAGGTCTTGATGACGTTCTTGGAACCGGCTTCGTTCTGTACGTCCACCTTCTTGATGAGGTGGTCGTCGACGAAGGGCCCCTTCTTGAGACTACGCGGCATCTAAACCCGCTCCTAGCGCTTCTTGTTCGTCTTGCGGCGGCGGACGATGTACTTGTTCGAAGCCTTCTTCGGCGAACGAGTACGACCCTCCTTCTGACCCCACGGCGAGACCGGGTGACGTCCACCGGAGGTCTTGCCTTCACCACCACCGTGCGGGTGGTCAACCGGGTTCATCGCCACACCGCGAACGGTCGGACGGACGCCAAGCCAGCGCTTACGGCCGGCCTTGCCCCAGTTGATGTTGCTCTGCTCGGCGTTGCCGACCTCGCCGACCGTGGCGCGGCAGCGCTGGTCGACCAGGCGGATCTCACCGGAGGGCATACGAAGGTGGGCCATCGTGCCCTCCTTCGCCAGCAGCTGCACCGAGGCACCGGCGGAGCGGGCGAACTTGGCGCCGCCACCGGGACGGATCTCGATCGCGTGGATCGTGGTACCGACCGGGATGTTGCGGAGCGCCAGGTTGTTGCCCGGCTTGATGTCGGCCCCAGGACCGTTCTCGACGCGGTCACCCTGCGACAGGTTACGGGGGGCGAGGATGTAGCGCTTCTCGCCGTCCGCGTAGTGCAGCAGCGCGATGCGCGCGGTGCGGTTGGGGTCGTACTCGATGTGCGCGACCTTCGCCGGCACGCCGTCCTTGTCGTGACGACGGAAGTCGATCACGCGGTAGGCGCGCTTGTGTCCGCCACCTTGGTGGCGAACGGTCACACGACCGGAATTGTTACGGCCGCCCTTGCTGTGCAGGGGGCGAACCAGCGACTTCTCCGGCGTGGACCGCGTGACCTCGACGAAGTCGGCGACGCTGGAGCCACGGCGGCCCGGCGTAGTCGGCTTGTACTTGCGGATTCCCATTTCTCAGTCCTCGTCCGATATCGGACGATCCGACCCGCTTATGCGGCCGGACCGCCGAAGATGTCGATACGGTCGCCCTCGGCGAGGGTCACGATCGCGCGCTTGGTGTCAGCGCGCTTACCGAAACCGCTCTTGGTGCGCTTGCGCTTGCCGATGCGGTTGATCGTGTTGACCCCGGTGACCTTGACCGAGAAGACCGCCTGGACGGCCTGCTTGATCTGGGTCTTGTTGCTGCCGGGAGCGACGATGAACGTGTACTTGTTCTCGTCGATGAGCGCGTAGCTCTTCTCCGACACGACCGGCTTCAGCAGGACGTCACGGTGGTCCGTGAACGACTTGCTGATCGGCGTGACGACGGTGTTCTTGCCCTCGGCCTCGTGGCGCTTCGCCTTGGCGACGCGCGCGGCCTTGGCGACCTTGGCCGCCTTGGAGGCAATGGCGGGGTGACGGATCGCCATCAGACCTCGCTCCCTTCGGTGTCAGTGGCCTTGGGGCCGGACACGAAGGACTCGAAAGCGGCCTGGGTGAAGACCACGTCGTCCGAGACGAGAACGTCGTACGTGTTCAGCTGGCCCGGGTCCAGGATGTGCACCTGGGGCAGGTTGCGGGCGGAAAGCAGCCCGGCCTCGTCGGAGCGCTCGATGACCAGGAGCACGTTCTTGCGCTCGCTGACCTTGCCGAGGAAGCTCTTCGCGGCCTTGGTGGAGGGGGTGTCGCCCTCGATCACGCCGGTGATGACGTGGATGCGAGCGTTACGGGCCCGGTCGGTGAGGGCGTGGCGCAGGGCCGCGGCCTTCATCTTCTTCGGGGTCCGCTGCGAGTAGTCACGCGGCTGCGGGCCATGGACGACGCCACCGCCTGCGAACTGCGGCGCACGGGTCGAACCCTGACGGGCGCGGCCGGTGCCCTTCTGACGGTAGGGCTTCCTACCGCCACCACGGACCTCGGCGCGGGTCTTGGTCTTGTGCGTGCCCTGACGGGCAGCGGCCAGCTGTGCGACGACGACCTGGTGAAGCAGCGGGATGCTGATCTTCTCTACGTCGAAGATCTCCGCGGGGAGCTCGACGCTTCCGGCCTTCTCGCCAGCGGGCGAAAGGATGTCAACAGTGCTCATCG
This genomic interval from Streptomyces sp. B21-083 contains the following:
- the rpsH gene encoding 30S ribosomal protein S8: MTMTDPIADMLTRLRNANSAYHDDVAMPHSKIKSHIAEILQQEGFITGWKVEDAEVGKKLVLELKFGPNRERSIAGIKRISKPGLRVYAKSTNLPKVLGGLGVAIISTSHGLLTGQQAGKKGVGGEVLAYVW
- a CDS encoding type Z 30S ribosomal protein S14; the protein is MAKKALIAKAARKPKFGVRGYTRCQRCGRPHSVYRKFGLCRVCLREMAHRGELPGVTKSSW
- the rplE gene encoding 50S ribosomal protein L5 is translated as MTTTTTPRLKTKYREDIAGKLREEFSYENVMQIPGLVKIVVNMGVGDAARDSKLIEGAIRDLTTITGQKPAVTKARKSIAQFKLREGQPIGAHVTLRGDRMWEFLDRTLSLALPRIRDFRGLSPKQFDGRGNYTFGLTEQVMFHEIDQDKIDRTRGMDITVVTTATNDAEGRALLRHLGFPFKEA
- the rplX gene encoding 50S ribosomal protein L24, producing MKIKKGDLVQVITGKDKGKQGKVIAAFPREDRVLVEGVNRVKKHTKAGPTAKGSQAGGIITTEAPVHVSNVQLVVEKDGNKVVTRVGYRFDDEGNKIRVAKRTGEDI
- the rplN gene encoding 50S ribosomal protein L14, with the translated sequence MIQQESRLRVADNTGAKEILCIRVLGGSGRRYAGIGDVIVATVKDAIPGGNVKKGDVIKAVIVRTVKERRRPDGSYIRFDENAAVVLKNDGDPRGTRIFGPVGRELREKKFMKIISLAPEVL
- the rpsQ gene encoding 30S ribosomal protein S17, which codes for MSESNVTEETNTSRGFRKTREGLVVSDKMDKTVVVAVEDRVKHALYGKVIRRTNKLKAHDEQNAAGVGDRVIIMETRPLSSTKRWRIVEILEKAK
- the rpmC gene encoding 50S ribosomal protein L29 gives rise to the protein MSAGTKASELRELGDEELLNKLREAKEELFNLRFQAATGQLENHGRLKAVRKDIARIYTLMRERELGIETVESA
- the rplP gene encoding 50S ribosomal protein L16, with amino-acid sequence MLIPRRVKHRKQHHPKRRGMSKGGTTVSFGEYGIQAVTPAYVTNRQIEAARIAMTRHIKRGGKVWINIYPDRPLTKKPAETRMGSGKGSPEWWIANVHPGRVMFELSYPNEKIAREALTRAAHKLPMKCRIVKREAGEA
- the rpsC gene encoding 30S ribosomal protein S3 codes for the protein MGQKVNPHGFRLGITTDFKSRWYADKLYKDYVGEDVAIRRMMTSGMERAGISKVEIERTRDRVRVDIHTARPGIVIGRRGAEADRIRGDLEKLTKKQVQLNILEVKNPELDAQLVAQAVAEQLSSRVSFRRAMRKSMQSSMKAGAKGIKIQCGGRLGGAEMSRSEFYREGRVPLHTLRANVDYGFFEAKTTFGRIGVKVWIYKGDVKNIAEVRAENAAARAGNRPARGAAGGGSDRPARGGGRGGERGGRGRKPQQAPAAEAPKAEAPAAAAPAAESTGTEA
- the rplV gene encoding 50S ribosomal protein L22, which translates into the protein MEARAQARYIRVTPMKARRVVDLIRGMDATEAQAVLRFAPQAASVPVGKVLDSAIANAAHNYDHTDADSLVITEAYVDEGPTLKRFRPRAQGRAYRIRKRTSHITVVVSSKEGSR
- the rpsS gene encoding 30S ribosomal protein S19 is translated as MPRSLKKGPFVDDHLIKKVDVQNEAGSKNVIKTWSRRSMIIPAMLGHTIAVHNGKTHIPVFVTESMVGHKLGEFSPTRTFRGHVKDDRKSKRR
- the rplB gene encoding 50S ribosomal protein L2 codes for the protein MGIRKYKPTTPGRRGSSVADFVEVTRSTPEKSLVRPLHSKGGRNNSGRVTVRHQGGGHKRAYRVIDFRRHDKDGVPAKVAHIEYDPNRTARIALLHYADGEKRYILAPRNLSQGDRVENGPGADIKPGNNLALRNIPVGTTIHAIEIRPGGGAKFARSAGASVQLLAKEGTMAHLRMPSGEIRLVDQRCRATVGEVGNAEQSNINWGKAGRKRWLGVRPTVRGVAMNPVDHPHGGGEGKTSGGRHPVSPWGQKEGRTRSPKKASNKYIVRRRKTNKKR
- the rplW gene encoding 50S ribosomal protein L23, translating into MAIRHPAIASKAAKVAKAARVAKAKRHEAEGKNTVVTPISKSFTDHRDVLLKPVVSEKSYALIDENKYTFIVAPGSNKTQIKQAVQAVFSVKVTGVNTINRIGKRKRTKSGFGKRADTKRAIVTLAEGDRIDIFGGPAA
- the rplD gene encoding 50S ribosomal protein L4, with the translated sequence MSTVDILSPAGEKAGSVELPAEIFDVEKISIPLLHQVVVAQLAAARQGTHKTKTRAEVRGGGRKPYRQKGTGRARQGSTRAPQFAGGGVVHGPQPRDYSQRTPKKMKAAALRHALTDRARNARIHVITGVIEGDTPSTKAAKSFLGKVSERKNVLLVIERSDEAGLLSARNLPQVHILDPGQLNTYDVLVSDDVVFTQAAFESFVSGPKATDTEGSEV